From Halanaerobiaceae bacterium ANBcell28, one genomic window encodes:
- the panD gene encoding aspartate 1-decarboxylase — translation MLRNMLKAKLHGARVTEANLNYLGSITIDEDIMDKADILINEKVQIVNKNNGARFETYVIPGERGSKVFCLNGAAARLAEPGDEIIIMSYVFVDNSELEDWNPEILFFDQENYILEK, via the coding sequence ATGTTAAGAAATATGTTGAAGGCAAAATTACATGGTGCCAGGGTTACAGAAGCTAACCTGAATTATCTGGGTAGTATAACTATAGACGAGGATATTATGGATAAGGCTGATATCTTAATTAATGAAAAGGTTCAGATTGTAAACAAAAATAATGGTGCACGTTTTGAGACTTATGTTATACCAGGAGAAAGAGGTTCAAAGGTTTTTTGTTTAAATGGTGCAGCAGCAAGACTTGCTGAACCAGGTGATGAAATTATTATAATGTCATATGTATTTGTAGATAATAGTGAATTGGAAGACTGGAATCCTGAGATTTTATTCTTTGATCAGGAAAATTATATTCTAGAAAAATAA
- the coaBC gene encoding bifunctional phosphopantothenoylcysteine decarboxylase/phosphopantothenate--cysteine ligase CoaBC has protein sequence MKKNILLGVTGGIAVYKVVDLASKLVKAGYNVKTVMTKSATEFVTPLTFQNITHNPVGVDLFSSSYNYEVKHISLSDWADLAIIAPATANFIGKIANGIADDLLTTVIMATEAPVLIAPSMNCKMYANPIVQDNISYLKEKNYHIIEPGEGYLACGYSGQGRLPEPLELLENVNFHSTKKDLQGKKILITAGPTREAIDPIRFISNRSSGKMGYAIAREAAYRGAEVTLVSGPVNLEIPYHLHNLIQVKTAVEMYDAVHNEFDKQDMIIMTAAVGDYRPKDYKEKKIKKDANKSFELKLAKNPDILASLGEKKKDNQLLIGFAAEDQDIIENGEKKLKAKNLDMIVANNISAFDSEDNQAIFIKKDSRVQTEKMQKSLLAEMIVDEGLNLLNK, from the coding sequence ATGAAAAAAAATATACTTCTAGGAGTAACAGGAGGAATAGCAGTTTATAAGGTAGTTGATCTTGCTAGTAAGCTGGTAAAAGCAGGCTATAATGTAAAGACAGTTATGACAAAATCTGCTACTGAATTTGTCACCCCACTCACTTTTCAAAATATAACTCATAACCCTGTAGGTGTGGATCTTTTTTCTTCATCATACAACTATGAAGTAAAACATATATCTTTATCGGATTGGGCAGATTTGGCTATAATAGCACCGGCTACTGCTAATTTTATTGGGAAAATAGCTAATGGTATAGCAGATGATTTGTTGACAACTGTGATTATGGCAACTGAAGCCCCTGTTTTAATTGCTCCATCAATGAATTGCAAGATGTATGCAAACCCTATTGTACAGGACAATATATCTTATCTTAAGGAAAAGAACTATCATATAATTGAACCTGGAGAAGGATATCTGGCCTGTGGTTACAGTGGTCAAGGACGATTGCCAGAACCTCTAGAATTGTTGGAAAACGTCAATTTCCATAGCACTAAGAAAGACTTACAGGGAAAAAAGATACTAATTACTGCTGGCCCTACCAGGGAAGCAATAGATCCTATCAGGTTTATCTCCAATCGTTCCAGTGGGAAAATGGGCTATGCTATTGCCAGGGAAGCTGCATATCGAGGAGCAGAAGTAACTTTAGTAAGTGGACCTGTAAATTTAGAGATACCATATCACCTTCATAACCTTATCCAGGTTAAAACTGCAGTTGAGATGTATGATGCTGTACATAATGAATTTGATAAGCAGGATATGATTATAATGACTGCGGCTGTTGGAGATTATAGGCCAAAAGATTATAAGGAGAAAAAGATTAAAAAAGATGCTAATAAGTCTTTTGAACTGAAACTGGCTAAAAATCCAGATATCCTTGCTAGCCTTGGAGAAAAGAAAAAAGATAATCAGCTTTTAATTGGTTTTGCAGCTGAGGATCAGGATATAATAGAAAATGGAGAGAAAAAGCTTAAGGCTAAAAATCTAGATATGATTGTAGCCAATAATATTAGCGCTTTTGACAGCGAAGATAATCAGGCTATTTTTATAAAGAAAGATAGCCGGGTGCAAACTGAAAAAATGCAAAAATCTCTTTTGGCGGAAATGATTGTTGATGAAGGACTGAATTTATTAAATAAATAA
- a CDS encoding mechanosensitive ion channel domain-containing protein → MDIEENISQILLQYGVRILLAIFITILGMWLIRILLRVMKKWKTGKMDQTLVDFLQSLIKALLYILLFITVASTVGIEMTSFIALFGAVGLAVGLSLQGSLANFAGGILILAFRPFNVGDMIEIKDFRGKVKSIQILYTTIITPDNRRVVLPNGEVANNSIININIEDTRRVQLVFGISYDDDIIKVKNLLNEIVANHELILKEPEPIIRVAEHADSSINFNCFVWAKTADYWTVHYDLLEEVKLAFDREDITIPYPQMDIHLNNLEK, encoded by the coding sequence TTGGATATTGAAGAAAATATAAGTCAAATATTATTACAATATGGAGTTAGAATATTATTAGCTATTTTCATTACTATTTTGGGTATGTGGTTAATCAGGATACTTTTAAGGGTAATGAAAAAATGGAAAACAGGTAAAATGGATCAAACCCTGGTGGACTTTTTGCAGTCCTTGATTAAGGCGTTATTATACATTCTCTTATTTATAACGGTTGCTTCAACAGTAGGTATTGAAATGACATCTTTTATTGCTCTTTTTGGTGCTGTTGGTCTTGCTGTTGGCTTATCATTACAAGGAAGCTTGGCTAATTTTGCTGGTGGTATTTTGATTCTTGCTTTTAGACCTTTTAATGTTGGTGATATGATAGAAATAAAGGATTTTAGAGGAAAGGTAAAATCAATACAGATTCTTTATACTACTATTATTACTCCTGATAATCGAAGGGTTGTATTACCAAATGGAGAAGTAGCTAATAATAGTATTATAAATATTAATATAGAAGATACAAGGCGAGTCCAATTAGTCTTTGGAATTAGTTATGATGATGATATTATCAAGGTGAAAAATTTACTTAATGAAATAGTAGCAAATCATGAGCTAATACTTAAAGAGCCAGAACCTATTATCAGGGTTGCAGAACATGCAGATAGTTCTATTAATTTTAATTGTTTTGTCTGGGCAAAGACTGCTGATTACTGGACAGTTCATTATGACTTACTGGAAGAAGTAAAATTAGCTTTTGATAGAGAAGATATTACTATTCCATATCCACAAATGGATATACATTTAAATAATCTGGAAAAATAG